The following are encoded in a window of Bradyrhizobium guangdongense genomic DNA:
- the pqqB gene encoding pyrroloquinoline quinone biosynthesis protein PqqB → MLRVVVLGAAAGGGVPQWNCGCEGCRAARANGRELYRTQASVAFSGDGEHWFLINASPDLRQQLNATPQLHPKAGALRHTPVAGVILTNSEVDAVAGLLSMRESSPFTVYAHEKVLAILASNSIFNVLNEKHVKRQPIAIGDPFEPRLPDGARSGIEVLPFAVPGKSAWYLEGKVHPGGESGDGDTLGLKITDKSSGKCFYFIAACAEVTDALKAEIDGAALVFFDGTVWQDDEMIRAGLGHKTGKSMGHVAMSGEDGAIARLADLNIDRKIFLHINNSNPALLPASPERKTAEHAGWQIPADGTEIVL, encoded by the coding sequence ATGCTTCGCGTCGTCGTCCTGGGTGCCGCAGCCGGCGGCGGAGTTCCCCAGTGGAATTGCGGCTGCGAGGGCTGCCGGGCGGCCCGCGCCAACGGCCGCGAGCTTTATCGAACCCAAGCCTCGGTTGCCTTCAGCGGCGACGGCGAGCATTGGTTCCTGATCAACGCCTCCCCCGACCTGCGCCAGCAATTGAACGCTACGCCGCAGCTGCATCCCAAGGCCGGCGCGCTGCGCCATACGCCTGTTGCAGGCGTGATCCTGACCAACAGCGAAGTCGACGCGGTCGCGGGCCTGCTCTCGATGCGCGAGAGTTCGCCATTCACAGTCTATGCGCATGAGAAAGTGCTGGCGATCCTGGCCAGCAACAGCATCTTCAACGTGCTGAACGAGAAGCACGTCAAGCGCCAGCCGATCGCTATCGGCGACCCCTTCGAGCCGCGACTGCCCGATGGCGCGCGCTCAGGGATCGAGGTGCTGCCGTTCGCAGTGCCCGGCAAATCGGCCTGGTACCTGGAAGGCAAGGTGCATCCCGGCGGCGAGAGCGGCGACGGCGATACGCTGGGCCTGAAGATCACCGACAAGTCATCAGGCAAATGCTTCTACTTCATCGCCGCCTGCGCCGAGGTGACCGACGCGCTCAAGGCCGAGATCGACGGCGCCGCGCTGGTGTTCTTCGACGGCACGGTCTGGCAGGACGACGAGATGATCCGGGCCGGCCTCGGCCACAAAACCGGCAAGAGCATGGGGCATGTCGCGATGTCGGGCGAGGACGGCGCGATCGCGCGGCTCGCGGACCTCAACATCGACAGGAAGATCTTTCTGCACATCAACAACTCGAACCCGGCGCTGCTGCCAGCCTCGCCTGAACGCAAGACTGCTGAACACGCGGGATGGCAGATTCCCGCCGACGGAACGGAGATCGTGCTGTGA
- the pqqA gene encoding pyrroloquinoline quinone precursor peptide PqqA produces MAWKAPKIVEVPCGMEINMYVSATRK; encoded by the coding sequence ATGGCCTGGAAAGCCCCGAAGATCGTCGAAGTGCCCTGCGGCATGGAAATCAACATGTATGTGAGCGCCACCCGCAAGTAA
- a CDS encoding DUF6894 family protein gives MPRYFFNTRIGDELIVDPDGEDLRNPDRAWEVARQMILEVVKSEGAQPALLEAVIEVTDVAGEIVLEFPFSEALLDIPDASATRH, from the coding sequence ATGCCCAGATATTTCTTCAACACCCGTATTGGCGACGAACTGATCGTGGATCCTGACGGCGAGGATCTGCGCAACCCCGATCGCGCCTGGGAGGTTGCCCGCCAGATGATCCTGGAGGTGGTGAAATCCGAGGGGGCCCAGCCGGCCCTGCTCGAGGCCGTCATCGAGGTCACCGACGTCGCCGGCGAGATCGTGCTGGAGTTCCCCTTCAGCGAGGCGTTGCTGGACATACCGGACGCGTCGGCGACGCGGCATTAG
- a CDS encoding amidase family protein, with the protein MQDLWRLSAADLATLVKSRKVSAREAAKAGLDRLDAVNPRLNAVIDHRPEDVLKQADAVDATIARGEDPGVLAGVPVTIKANVDQEGFATTNGLKLQRDLIAREDNPVVANFRKAGAVLLGRTNCPAFSYRWFTTNLVHGDTKNPRDASLTPGGSSGGAGSAVAAGIGHIAHGTDIAGSIRYPAYACGVHGLRPTLGRIPAFNPALPERPIGPQIMAVSGPLARTVNDLRISLEAMAARDIRDPWFAPVPLQGPARAKRAALCLNPDGVATTPEVKAAVSDAGKRLERAGWTVDVIENTPPMREAVEWQIKLWLGDGYEAQLEAAEREGDPGALACLRGISARVTPMDQATYAKALTRRATLTRDWMQFFETYAVLLTPVSGELPFPDHLDRKNDESFKRVWEAQLPQIAIPFMGLPGLVVSTGLVGKTPVGVHIVSGRYREDLCLLAGEAIEAGGVPPSPIDPVG; encoded by the coding sequence ATGCAAGATCTCTGGCGCCTGTCGGCCGCCGACCTCGCCACCCTCGTCAAATCAAGGAAAGTGTCCGCCCGGGAGGCCGCCAAGGCCGGCCTCGACCGCCTGGATGCCGTCAATCCCAGGCTGAACGCCGTGATCGACCACCGGCCCGAGGACGTGCTCAAACAGGCGGACGCCGTCGATGCCACCATCGCCAGGGGCGAAGATCCCGGCGTGCTCGCCGGCGTGCCCGTCACCATCAAGGCCAATGTCGACCAGGAAGGTTTCGCCACCACCAATGGCCTCAAGCTGCAGCGCGATCTGATCGCGCGCGAGGACAATCCGGTCGTCGCCAATTTCCGCAAAGCCGGTGCGGTTCTGCTTGGGCGCACCAATTGTCCGGCCTTCTCCTATCGCTGGTTCACCACCAACCTGGTCCATGGCGACACCAAGAATCCGCGCGACGCCTCGCTGACGCCGGGCGGCTCGTCCGGCGGTGCCGGCTCGGCGGTCGCGGCCGGCATCGGCCACATCGCCCACGGCACCGACATTGCCGGCTCGATCCGCTACCCCGCCTATGCCTGCGGCGTGCACGGCCTGCGCCCGACCTTGGGCCGCATCCCCGCCTTCAATCCGGCGCTGCCGGAGCGCCCGATCGGGCCGCAGATCATGGCGGTCTCGGGCCCGCTGGCGCGCACGGTCAACGATCTCAGGATCTCGCTCGAAGCGATGGCGGCCCGCGACATCCGCGACCCCTGGTTCGCACCGGTGCCGCTGCAAGGCCCTGCGCGCGCGAAGCGCGCGGCGCTCTGCCTCAACCCGGACGGTGTTGCCACCACGCCGGAGGTGAAGGCCGCGGTGAGTGATGCCGGCAAGCGGCTCGAGCGTGCCGGCTGGACCGTCGATGTGATCGAGAACACCCCGCCGATGCGCGAAGCGGTCGAGTGGCAGATCAAGCTCTGGCTCGGCGACGGCTATGAGGCGCAGCTCGAGGCGGCGGAACGGGAGGGCGATCCCGGCGCGCTGGCGTGCCTGCGCGGTATCAGCGCCAGGGTCACGCCGATGGATCAGGCGACTTACGCCAAGGCGCTGACCCGAAGAGCCACGCTGACGCGTGATTGGATGCAGTTCTTCGAGACCTATGCCGTGCTGCTGACGCCGGTGTCCGGCGAGCTGCCGTTCCCCGATCATCTCGACCGCAAGAACGACGAATCGTTCAAGCGCGTCTGGGAAGCGCAACTGCCGCAGATCGCGATCCCTTTCATGGGCCTGCCGGGTCTTGTGGTCTCCACCGGCCTCGTCGGCAAGACGCCTGTCGGCGTGCACATCGTCTCGGGCCGCTATCGCGAGGATCTCTGCCTGCTCGCCGGCGAGGCGATCGAGGCGGGCGGCGTGCCGCCGTCGCCGATCGATCCCGTGGGTTAG
- a CDS encoding glutathione peroxidase, with the protein MSVIYDFKAVSLAGEEVEMRRFEGQVLLIVNTASKCGFTPQYRGLEDLHRDLSPRGFSVLGFPCNQFGAQEPGQASEIQAFCSTNYDVTFPLFEKIDVNGPKAHPLYEYLKRQQSGLLGASIKWNFTKFLVDRAGKVVARYAPTARPEGLRNQIETLL; encoded by the coding sequence ATGTCCGTCATCTACGACTTCAAGGCCGTCTCGCTTGCGGGCGAAGAGGTCGAGATGCGCCGCTTCGAAGGGCAGGTGCTGTTGATCGTCAACACCGCGAGCAAATGCGGCTTCACGCCGCAATATCGGGGCCTCGAGGATCTGCATCGCGATCTGTCGCCGCGCGGATTCTCCGTGCTCGGCTTTCCCTGCAACCAGTTCGGCGCGCAGGAGCCGGGCCAGGCGAGCGAGATCCAGGCCTTCTGCTCGACGAATTACGACGTCACCTTCCCGCTGTTCGAGAAGATCGACGTCAACGGGCCGAAGGCGCATCCCTTGTATGAGTACCTGAAGCGCCAGCAATCCGGCCTGTTGGGTGCCTCCATCAAATGGAATTTCACCAAATTCCTGGTGGATCGCGCCGGCAAGGTGGTCGCCCGCTACGCGCCGACCGCACGGCCCGAAGGCTTGCGCAATCAAATCGAAACCCTGTTATGA
- a CDS encoding DUF3297 family protein, whose amino-acid sequence MSETSMSDEFPDRLSVDPNSPYYNADILSRDVGIRFKGVEKTNVEEYCISEGWVRVTAGNAKDRYGNPLTIKVHGPVEPYFRDKK is encoded by the coding sequence ATGAGCGAGACATCAATGAGCGACGAATTTCCGGACCGCCTGTCGGTCGATCCGAACAGCCCCTATTACAACGCGGACATCCTGTCGCGCGACGTCGGCATCCGCTTCAAGGGCGTCGAGAAGACCAATGTCGAGGAATACTGCATCAGCGAAGGCTGGGTCCGCGTCACCGCCGGGAACGCCAAGGACCGCTACGGCAACCCGTTGACCATCAAGGTGCACGGGCCGGTCGAGCCATATTTCAGGGACAAGAAGTAG
- the tarD gene encoding D(-)-tartrate dehydratase translates to MSVRIIDVREITKPISSPIRNAYIDFTKMTTSLVAVVTDVVRDGKRVVGYGFNSNGRYGQGGLIRERFAKRITEADPKSLLNATGDNLDPDKVWAAMMTNEKPGGHGERSVAVGTIDMAVWDAVAKISGKPLFRLLAERHGLTANPRVFVYAAGGYYYPGKDLAMLRAEMRGYLDRGYNVVKMKIGGAPIDEDRTRIEAVLKEIGKDAQLAVDANGRFNLETGIAYAKMLRDYPLFWYEEVGDPLDYALQAALAEFYPGPMATGENLFSHQDARNLIRYGGMRPDRDWLQFDCALSYGLCEYQRTLEVLKTHGWSPSRCIPHGGHQMSLNIAAGLGLGGNESYPDLFQPYGGFPDGVRVENGHITMPDLPGIGFEGKSDLYKEMKALAE, encoded by the coding sequence ATGTCCGTCCGCATCATCGACGTCCGCGAGATCACCAAGCCGATCTCGTCCCCGATCCGCAACGCCTATATCGACTTCACCAAGATGACGACCAGCCTCGTCGCCGTCGTCACCGATGTCGTGCGCGACGGCAAGCGCGTGGTCGGCTACGGCTTCAATTCCAACGGCCGCTACGGGCAGGGCGGCCTGATCCGCGAGCGCTTCGCCAAGCGCATCACGGAAGCCGATCCGAAATCGCTGCTGAACGCAACAGGCGACAATCTCGACCCCGACAAGGTCTGGGCCGCGATGATGACCAACGAGAAGCCGGGCGGCCATGGCGAGCGCTCGGTCGCGGTCGGCACCATCGACATGGCGGTGTGGGATGCGGTGGCGAAAATCTCAGGCAAGCCGCTGTTCCGCCTGCTCGCCGAGCGGCACGGCCTCACCGCCAATCCGCGCGTGTTCGTCTACGCCGCCGGCGGCTATTACTATCCCGGCAAGGATCTCGCGATGCTGCGGGCCGAGATGCGCGGCTATCTCGATCGCGGCTACAATGTCGTCAAGATGAAGATCGGCGGCGCCCCGATTGACGAAGACCGTACCCGCATTGAGGCGGTGCTGAAGGAGATCGGCAAGGACGCGCAGCTCGCCGTCGACGCTAACGGCCGCTTCAACCTCGAGACCGGAATCGCCTACGCCAAGATGCTGCGCGATTATCCGCTGTTCTGGTACGAGGAAGTCGGCGATCCCCTCGACTATGCGCTGCAGGCCGCGCTCGCCGAATTCTATCCCGGCCCCATGGCGACGGGCGAAAACCTCTTTAGCCATCAGGACGCCCGCAACCTCATCCGCTACGGCGGCATGCGCCCCGACCGCGACTGGCTGCAATTCGACTGTGCGCTGTCCTACGGCCTGTGCGAATACCAGCGCACGCTGGAAGTGCTGAAGACCCACGGCTGGTCGCCCAGCCGCTGCATCCCGCACGGCGGCCACCAGATGTCGCTCAACATCGCCGCCGGTCTCGGCCTCGGCGGAAACGAAAGCTATCCCGATCTGTTCCAGCCCTATGGCGGCTTCCCCGACGGCGTCCGCGTCGAGAACGGCCACATCACCATGCCGGATCTCCCGGGCATCGGCTTCGAAGGCAAGTCAGATCTCTACAAGGAGATGAAGGCGCTGGCGGAGTAG
- a CDS encoding malonyl-CoA decarboxylase has protein sequence MANAFFSDLLATISERGRTLLRRGDSADTRQDADGLIALCGALLSGRGEASGTAMAREVLDIYRELDAAGRRAFFEGLVRDFGPDRERLTKAIETWRTKPTDEDASALHFASEPRRQELIRRLNRAPGGTGDLVAMRADLLGMMNGHTDLAALDHDISHLLSSWFNRGFLVLRRIDWSTPANILEKIIRYEAVHEISDWDDLRRRIDPVDRRCYAFFHPAMVDEPLIFVEVALTETIPGAIAPLLAVDRQYLPTEKARTAVFYSISNTQRGLGGISFGSFLIKQVVEELRRELPKLDTFVTLSPVPGFMPWIKQDKELPLSDEDRELLKRLDDPKWFENPETTTQLRGVIEPLAAHYFLKARTSKGRLIDSVARFHLGNGARLERINWLGDLSPKGLRESAGVMVNYLYRLDDIEKNHEAYANDGEVVASSAVKKLLKGEGRRLLDMRLS, from the coding sequence ATGGCCAATGCCTTCTTCTCCGACCTGCTTGCCACCATTTCCGAGCGCGGCCGCACGCTGCTGCGACGGGGGGATTCCGCCGATACCAGGCAGGACGCCGACGGGCTGATCGCGCTCTGCGGCGCGCTACTGTCGGGTCGGGGCGAGGCCTCCGGCACTGCCATGGCGCGCGAGGTGCTGGACATCTACCGGGAGTTGGATGCGGCAGGACGCCGCGCCTTCTTCGAAGGGCTGGTGCGCGATTTCGGCCCGGACCGCGAGCGCCTGACCAAGGCGATCGAAACGTGGCGCACCAAGCCCACCGACGAGGACGCGAGCGCGCTGCATTTCGCCTCGGAACCGCGACGGCAGGAGCTGATCCGCCGCCTCAACCGCGCGCCTGGCGGCACCGGCGATCTCGTCGCCATGCGCGCCGACCTGCTCGGCATGATGAACGGACACACCGATCTCGCCGCGCTCGACCACGACATCTCGCATCTGCTCTCGTCATGGTTCAACAGGGGGTTTCTCGTGCTGCGCCGGATTGACTGGTCGACCCCGGCCAACATCCTCGAAAAGATCATTCGCTATGAGGCCGTCCACGAGATCAGCGACTGGGACGATCTGCGCCGCCGCATCGATCCGGTCGACCGCCGCTGCTACGCCTTCTTCCACCCCGCGATGGTCGACGAGCCCTTGATCTTCGTCGAGGTGGCGCTGACCGAGACGATCCCAGGCGCGATCGCGCCGCTATTGGCGGTGGATCGCCAGTACCTGCCGACCGAGAAGGCGCGCACCGCCGTGTTCTATTCGATCTCGAATACGCAACGTGGCCTCGGCGGCATCTCGTTCGGCAGCTTCCTGATCAAGCAGGTGGTGGAGGAGCTGCGCCGCGAGCTGCCCAAGCTCGACACCTTCGTGACGCTGTCGCCGGTGCCCGGCTTCATGCCATGGATCAAGCAGGACAAGGAGCTGCCGCTGTCGGACGAGGACCGCGAATTGCTGAAGCGGCTCGACGATCCCAAATGGTTCGAGAACCCTGAAACGACCACGCAGCTGCGCGGCGTGATCGAGCCGCTCGCCGCGCATTACTTCCTGAAGGCGCGCACGTCGAAGGGCCGCCTGATCGATTCCGTCGCCCGCTTCCACCTCGGCAACGGCGCCCGCCTCGAGCGCATCAACTGGCTCGGCGACCTCTCGCCCAAGGGCCTGCGGGAATCCGCCGGCGTGATGGTCAACTACCTCTACCGCCTCGACGACATCGAGAAGAACCACGAAGCCTACGCCAACGACGGCGAGGTCGTGGCCTCCAGCGCGGTGAAGAAGCTGCTCAAGGGCGAAGGGCGACGGCTGCTGGATATGCGGTTGTCGTAA
- a CDS encoding AraC family transcriptional regulator encodes MTVLETPILREVRSNHRSPAGVHLVARDYPRGMRIDPHMHREAQLIYAAKGTMQVTTPGGRWLVPPDRAVWVPAGLQHAIDLLADIEMRTLYFDLAWLKREKRYEGLTREFVVRVSPLLNQAILALFDSRNTEERTELLVRLVMLELQQAEDSATFVPLPHEPRCRRAAMIVLDDPTGLHDIDTLAREVGTSARTLSRLFSTETQLSFKSWCQRARIASAIQLLSTDVNVSVKQLATQLGYASVPAFSAAFRQVTGRTPTEFATHSVSSPGLTGRSSTPRQRG; translated from the coding sequence ATGACTGTCTTGGAAACGCCAATCCTGCGGGAGGTCCGGAGCAACCACCGCTCGCCGGCGGGCGTGCACCTGGTCGCGCGCGACTACCCCAGGGGCATGCGGATCGATCCGCACATGCACCGCGAGGCGCAGTTGATCTATGCCGCCAAGGGCACGATGCAGGTGACGACACCAGGCGGACGCTGGCTGGTGCCGCCGGACCGTGCGGTCTGGGTGCCGGCCGGGCTCCAGCACGCCATCGACCTGCTTGCCGACATCGAGATGCGCACGCTCTATTTCGACCTCGCCTGGTTGAAGCGCGAAAAGCGCTATGAGGGACTGACCAGGGAGTTCGTGGTGCGGGTGTCGCCGCTGCTCAACCAGGCGATCCTGGCGCTGTTCGATTCGCGCAACACCGAAGAGCGCACCGAGCTCCTGGTCCGCCTGGTGATGCTGGAGTTGCAGCAGGCCGAGGATTCCGCGACCTTCGTGCCGCTGCCGCACGAGCCGCGCTGCCGCCGCGCCGCAATGATCGTGCTCGACGATCCCACGGGCCTCCACGACATCGACACGCTGGCGCGGGAGGTCGGAACCTCCGCACGGACGCTGTCGCGATTGTTCTCGACCGAGACGCAGCTCAGCTTCAAGAGCTGGTGCCAGCGCGCCCGCATCGCGTCCGCGATCCAGCTTTTGTCAACCGATGTCAATGTCTCGGTAAAGCAGCTCGCGACCCAGCTCGGCTATGCCAGCGTCCCGGCGTTTTCAGCGGCGTTTCGCCAGGTGACCGGGCGGACGCCGACGGAGTTTGCAACACACTCGGTGTCCTCGCCCGGCTTGACCGGGCGATCCAGTACTCCGAGACAGCGCGGCTAG
- a CDS encoding MFS transporter, protein MNSPGRVISFVNAGHFIDHYSMLIFAAAVIIMGPALGMAYSELLPYATPGFIAFGAGSLLTGWLGDRWSRRHMMLIFFLGIGLSMISVGFVQTALQLGAALLAIGVFASIYHPVGTAMIVSYADRLGREMGINGVWGNLGVASSALVTGVIGQYLGWRFAFIIPGIVTILIGFAFAMMVVHEDRKGSKQAAAQARVAKQDMWRVVLSLLIVVIAISTTFNAVTVALPKLFAERLADLTRSPALLGVIAACVYVFGAMTQYTIGRLLDRYSLKTVALPLSFMLAPFLYLAASLSNLPLILVSIGIVMGAFGQVTVNDAMVGKYTSEEWRSRAYAVRYFIGFTAAGASVGLVAWLYEQGGFVTMLHAFAALCLLAIAAAIILPREIRTPAAA, encoded by the coding sequence ATGAACAGCCCCGGCAGGGTCATCAGTTTCGTCAACGCAGGCCATTTCATCGACCATTATTCGATGCTGATCTTCGCCGCCGCCGTAATCATCATGGGACCGGCGCTCGGCATGGCTTATTCGGAACTGCTTCCTTACGCGACTCCGGGCTTCATCGCCTTCGGCGCCGGCTCGCTGCTGACCGGCTGGCTCGGCGACCGCTGGAGCCGCCGCCACATGATGCTGATCTTCTTCCTCGGCATCGGCCTCTCCATGATATCGGTCGGCTTCGTGCAGACGGCGCTGCAGCTCGGCGCCGCGCTGCTCGCGATCGGCGTGTTCGCCTCGATCTATCACCCGGTCGGCACCGCGATGATCGTGTCCTATGCCGACAGGCTCGGCCGCGAGATGGGTATCAACGGCGTCTGGGGCAATCTCGGCGTGGCCTCATCCGCGCTGGTCACCGGCGTGATCGGGCAATATCTCGGCTGGCGCTTTGCCTTCATCATTCCCGGCATCGTCACCATCCTGATCGGCTTCGCCTTCGCGATGATGGTCGTGCACGAGGACCGCAAGGGCTCCAAGCAGGCGGCCGCGCAAGCGCGCGTCGCCAAGCAGGACATGTGGCGCGTGGTCCTGTCGCTGCTGATCGTGGTGATCGCGATCTCGACCACGTTCAACGCCGTCACCGTCGCGCTACCGAAACTGTTCGCGGAGCGGCTCGCGGATCTGACCAGGAGCCCCGCGCTGCTGGGCGTCATCGCGGCCTGCGTCTACGTGTTCGGCGCCATGACGCAATACACGATCGGCCGGCTGCTCGACCGCTATTCGCTGAAGACGGTCGCCTTGCCGCTGTCCTTCATGCTGGCGCCGTTCCTCTATCTCGCGGCGAGCCTGAGCAATCTGCCGCTGATCCTGGTGTCGATCGGCATCGTGATGGGCGCGTTCGGGCAGGTCACGGTGAACGATGCCATGGTCGGCAAATACACCAGCGAGGAATGGCGCTCGCGCGCCTATGCCGTGCGCTATTTCATCGGTTTCACCGCGGCGGGCGCGTCGGTGGGCCTCGTCGCCTGGCTCTACGAGCAAGGCGGCTTCGTCACCATGCTGCACGCGTTTGCAGCGCTGTGCCTGCTGGCGATCGCGGCGGCGATCATTCTGCCGCGCGAGATCCGCACGCCGGCGGCGGCGTGA
- a CDS encoding cation:proton antiporter, which yields MQWSLLRPVGLVPAALILTTIAAGAEGGKSAGPSEFLLVTQIVLLIAVGRGLGEIMQRIGQPSVIGELLAGILLGPSLFGWLWPEAQAAIFPKAPEQKAMLDGIAQFGILLLLLLTGMETDLKLVRKIGKAAIAISIAGILVPFACGFALGEFLPDALLPKPEQRLVASLFMGTALSISSVKIVAVVVREMNFMRRNVGQIIVATAVIDDTIGWIIIAVIFSLAAQGALDIASVAKAVLGTLAFLAVSFTIGRRLVFQLIRWANDNLVSTAAVITVILLLMGAMALITHAIGVHTVLGAFVAGILVGESPILTRQIDERLRGLISSFFMPVFFGLAGLSADLSVLRDPNLLMLTGLLVVIASVGKFGGAFVGGTVGGLSTRESLALASGMNARGSTEVIIATIGLSIGVLSQNLFTMIVTMAIVTTMAMPPMLRAALAGLPMSKDEMERLEREEFEKRGFVANLERPLLAVDESVNATFASHVIGLLAGMRGLPITVLHIGKRAKEQERGRDEEESHETVVKRAAETVSAGGDGDTGSVDVVTRARRAELGETITDEARKGFDLLVVGIDKVAVAKDRFDRRIEDIATKFEGPLAIVAAKGKHLKQPMPDALNILVPVSGSGISKRGAEVAVALTQAGSGSLRVIYVATTRDKGAQRGASRGLSQEAGILKDASDLAARYDVDITTTLRVNRAPESAILREIDTTDVDLVVMGVDRIHADHLSFGGVADAVLRQSKVSVLLVSSGEARQVSGEKA from the coding sequence ATGCAGTGGAGCCTGCTCCGACCGGTCGGCCTTGTCCCCGCGGCGCTCATCCTCACCACCATCGCCGCCGGCGCGGAGGGCGGCAAATCGGCCGGCCCGTCCGAATTCCTGCTGGTGACGCAGATCGTGCTGCTGATCGCGGTCGGCCGCGGTCTCGGCGAGATCATGCAGCGGATCGGCCAGCCCTCGGTGATCGGCGAATTGCTCGCCGGGATCCTGCTCGGACCGTCGCTGTTCGGCTGGCTCTGGCCCGAGGCGCAAGCCGCGATCTTTCCGAAGGCACCCGAGCAGAAGGCGATGCTCGACGGCATCGCCCAATTCGGCATCCTCCTGCTGCTCCTGCTCACCGGCATGGAGACCGACCTCAAGCTGGTCAGGAAGATCGGCAAGGCCGCGATCGCGATCTCGATCGCCGGCATTCTGGTGCCCTTTGCCTGCGGCTTCGCGCTCGGCGAGTTCCTGCCCGATGCGCTGCTGCCGAAGCCGGAGCAGCGCCTCGTCGCATCGCTGTTCATGGGCACGGCGCTATCGATCTCCTCGGTGAAGATCGTCGCCGTGGTGGTGCGCGAGATGAACTTCATGCGCCGCAACGTGGGCCAGATCATCGTCGCGACTGCGGTGATCGACGACACCATCGGCTGGATCATCATCGCCGTCATCTTCAGCCTCGCCGCGCAAGGTGCGCTGGACATTGCCTCGGTGGCGAAGGCGGTGCTGGGCACGCTCGCCTTCCTCGCGGTCAGCTTCACCATCGGCCGCCGGCTGGTGTTTCAGCTGATCCGCTGGGCCAACGACAATCTCGTCAGCACGGCGGCGGTGATCACCGTGATCCTGTTGCTGATGGGCGCGATGGCGCTGATCACCCATGCGATCGGCGTCCACACCGTGCTCGGGGCTTTCGTCGCCGGCATCCTGGTCGGCGAGTCCCCGATCCTGACGCGGCAGATCGACGAGCGTCTGCGCGGGCTGATCTCCAGCTTCTTCATGCCCGTGTTCTTCGGCCTTGCCGGCCTCAGCGCCGATCTCTCGGTGCTGCGCGATCCCAATCTCCTGATGCTCACCGGGCTCCTGGTCGTGATCGCCAGCGTCGGCAAGTTCGGCGGCGCCTTTGTCGGCGGCACCGTCGGCGGTTTGAGCACGCGAGAGTCGCTGGCGCTCGCGAGCGGAATGAACGCGCGCGGCTCGACAGAGGTGATCATCGCCACCATCGGTCTCTCCATCGGCGTCCTCAGCCAGAATCTGTTCACGATGATCGTCACCATGGCGATCGTGACCACGATGGCCATGCCGCCGATGCTGCGCGCGGCGCTGGCCGGGCTGCCGATGAGCAAGGACGAGATGGAGCGCCTCGAGCGGGAGGAGTTCGAGAAGCGCGGCTTCGTTGCCAATCTCGAGCGTCCCCTGCTGGCTGTCGACGAGAGCGTCAATGCCACCTTCGCTTCACACGTCATCGGCCTGCTCGCCGGCATGCGCGGCCTGCCGATCACCGTGCTGCATATCGGCAAGCGCGCCAAGGAGCAGGAGAGGGGCCGCGACGAGGAGGAAAGCCACGAGACCGTGGTGAAGAGGGCCGCCGAAACCGTTTCCGCCGGCGGAGACGGCGACACCGGCAGTGTCGATGTCGTCACCCGCGCCAGGCGCGCCGAACTCGGCGAGACCATCACCGACGAAGCGCGCAAGGGCTTTGATCTCCTCGTCGTCGGCATCGACAAGGTCGCCGTCGCCAAGGATCGCTTCGATCGCAGGATCGAAGACATCGCCACGAAATTCGAGGGGCCGCTCGCGATCGTGGCGGCGAAGGGCAAGCATCTGAAGCAGCCGATGCCGGATGCGCTCAACATCCTCGTCCCGGTCTCCGGCAGCGGCATCTCCAAGCGGGGCGCCGAGGTCGCGGTGGCGCTGACGCAGGCCGGATCAGGCTCGCTTCGGGTGATCTATGTCGCGACGACCCGGGACAAGGGCGCGCAGCGCGGCGCCTCTCGCGGCTTGAGCCAGGAAGCCGGCATCCTCAAAGACGCCAGCGATCTCGCCGCCCGCTACGACGTCGACATCACCACCACGTTGCGGGTGAACCGGGCACCGGAATCGGCGATCCTGCGCGAGATCGACACCACCGATGTCGACCTCGTCGTCATGGGCGTCGACCGCATCCATGCCGATCATCTCTCCTTCGGCGGCGTCGCCGACGCCGTGCTCAGGCAGTCGAAGGTGTCGGTGCTGCTGGTGTCGAGCGGGGAAGCGCGGCAGGTGTCAGGCGAGAAGGCCTAG